CATATTCGAAGAATTTATCCAGACGGAAAGCGTAAATAATGTCAATAGGGTCTCGGGCCTCTTCGATGGCTTCCACGAGAGGTAAATGGGAAAGGGAGATTACGCGTCGCTTAGGCTGGTTCAAGCAGGTATAGTGTTCGATATCAGACGCAGAAGCACCGGTTGCACACAGATTTAATACATTCTGATAAATATCAGGAAGTGCTTGATATGCTTCTAAAGGAGTTACTGTGGGTATATGCAAAGTGCGAGCAACGATCTGATAGTCAACCATAGCGCTCAGAGAATTACTGTATATAAAGATTTTTTCGGCTCCTTCAGTCATAACTTCTTCAACGAAGCGCTCATAGCGTTGTTGCAAAGTATCAGGCTGGGTATTATATATTGTGACAATTTCATCAGGGTCACTCGCAACTGTTCGGTGACTAACGTTAAAGCCAGAGCTCTGTATGATATTAACACCCATTTGCGTATCGGCGGGCGTAGCTCCAATAACACCAATTTTCATGAAGATTCCTCTTTCTATCATAATCTATAAAATTATTATAGCACAGTTAGAAAATGATAATAATTGCTTGACAAATAATTGCAGATGATTTATAGTAAGACTACTTTAATAATTAAACGCAAAAACGTGAAAAGTAAAATCACAGTGCTTTATAGAGAGTTCGCGTAAGGTGGAAGCGAATAAGTAAACATGATTTGAAAATGGTCACCGAGCGGTCACTTCGAATGCTTAGCACAAGGAGTGGACGGAAGCACCCGTTAGCTAATGACTCAGTATAAGGCTTGCCCTGTACTGGTAGAGCTTGTATTAGTGATAATGCAAGAAATAAAGGTGGTACCACGAAGTTATACTCTCGTCCTTTCTAGGATGGGAGTTTTTTGTGTTTAAGGGGTGATTAGTTTATTTATCGCACGTGTCGTTTGTCGTAAAAGTTTAGATTAAAGGAGAAGATAAATATGAAACAATGGATTAAGAAATTAAGTGTAGCAGTCTTAGCAGGAGCCCTTACTTTACCGAGTGCCTTACCGGTTTTAGCAAGTGAAGCAGGTTCATTTGAAGGAGAAACCGTTAAAATTGGTGTTGTATCTGGACCAGAAGAAGATGTTTGGCAAGTAGTTGTCGATAAAGCGGCTGAAGAGGGGATTACGGTTGAATTAGAATTATTTACGGATTATGTTCAACCCAATGTAGCCTTGCAAGATGGTTCGATTGATTTGAATGCTTTCCAACATGTTGCATTCTTAGAGGACTGGAATGCGTCGAATGATGGCACCTTAGAGCCTATCGGCTATACTTTCGTATCACCAATGGGAGCATATTCAGATTCAATTACATCCTTAGATGAGTTAGAGGATGGCGACCAAGTTGCTATTCCTAATGACCCAACGAATGGAGGACGAGCTATTCTAGCCCTAGAACTGGCTGGTGTGATTGAAGTAGATGATGCAGCTGGTGCTTTAGCTACAGTCGATGACATTACTGACAATCCTAAAAATATTAATATCGTTGAATTAGAGGCTGCCCAACTTTCAGCAGCCATTCCAGATTCAAAAGCAACTTTTATTAATACAAACTTTGCTACTGATGCAGGCCTAAGTTTAGCAGATGCAATCTTTGTTGATGCAGATTATCCTGATGAATTAAACGAATCATACAAGAACGTTATTGCTGCCCGCAGTGAGGATGTGGAAAACCCACTTTACCAACGTATTGTAGAAATTTACCAAACAGAAGAAGTTGCCCAAGCTATTTATGACTCAACTAATGGAGGCGACAAAGCGATTTGGGAAGGTGCACCGGTCATTGAAGGTCCAGCAAGTGCAGACGTTGCAGAGGAAGCAGATGTGAATAGTGAAGAAGCGGAAGCTGACGAAGAAAGCTCCGAAGAGACATCAAACTAAATTATTTATGCCTAAGTCCGTTTAGAGAGTGGCCTTAAGTATTACAGCACAAAACAAGGGGTGTTAGAAATGAAGAAATTCTTACAAACATTTTTATTCGTGGCCTTAGCAAGTGGTCCATTACTTATCTCCAGTGCCCAAGTTGTAGCAGCACAAGGGGAGTTTGAAGGCGAATCTGTCACTGTTGGTTTAACTGCAGGTTCGGCTGAAGAAGTTTGGCAAGTAGTGGTGGAAAAGGCTTTAGAAGATGGTATTGAAGTAAATTTAGAAATCTTTACGGATTACGTCCAACCGAACGTTGCCTTACAAGATGGATCGCTAGATGTGAATGCCTTCCAACACGTTGCCTTCTTAGATGATTGGAACGCGTCGAATGATGGTGATTTAGAACCGATTGGTTTCACTTTTGTATCACCAATGGGTGCCTATTCTGATAAAATTTCGAGTTTAGAAGAGCTTGCGGATGGAGATGTTATTGGGATTCCGAACGATCCAACGAATGGAGGACGTGCGATACTTGCCCTTGAAATCGCAGGTATTATTGAAGTGGATGATGAAGTGGGTGCTTTAGCTACGATAGCTGACATTACGGCTAATCCACTCAATCTTGAATTTATCGAGTTAGAGGCAGCGCAACTACCCGCTTCTTTACCAGATGTGGCGGCAGCTTTTATTAATACGAACTTTGCCACGGATGCGGGCTTGACTTTAGATGATGCGATTTTCGTCGATTCTGAGCATCCGGAAGAGTTGAATGAAGCTTATAAGAACGTCATAGCCGTCCGCAGTGAAGATGTAGATAACCCCTTGTATCAGCAGTTAGTAACTTATTACCAAACACCAGAAGTTGCTCAAGCCATTCTTGATGCAACCGCTGGGGCAGATAAGCCGATTTGGGAATCTGCCGATAGTGTTGAAGATACTGAGGAAAGTGAAGCAGAAACGTCAGCAGACGAGGCTGCTTAATCAAAAGGAACGCCAGCAGTTGGCGTTCCTTTTGATATTTAGAAGAGTCTTTGTTGGATATGGTGGGTAACGTCGTTTGTCTCTTCTTTATGAGCTTTGAGGATGAGTTGTTGATTGGGATTGAGTTCTGACTCGGGTAAGGCCTCGATTGCATGGAGAACTTCGCGGGGGAAGTAAAGTCTGTGGTCGCCTCGTTCACGTCCAGTTAAGGAGTTGACCAAAGGGCTTACTTGAGATAATTCAACGACCTGGTTCTTCTTCGTGATAAGGTCTATTTGCGTACGAGCATTGGACTGATAAGGTCGGAAATAGTCGTAAGGTAAATCAAGACTGGCATTCTCGCCGAAATAATACTCAGGGTCATAGCCATAGTGATCGATTTCCTTTTGTAAGGCGAGCCTTAATTCTAGGCTCTCTCCAGCCGTCGTCAGTAAGGACTTAAAGGGTTTGCGGTTGAGGAAGCGCCAACTTAAATCGCTAAGAATGGGGTCTGCGTCTTCTTGCCATTGGTTGAAGAAAGATTGCATTACATAATCATCTAAGCGCAAATAATCTTTGAGCGTCCAATCATTGGCGAAGAAGGGTTGCAAGGCAGCTGAAGCGCTTCTAAAGTCCTCTCCGCGATTATAAAAGCAATGTTTCGCTCGTTGAAGCAAGTTGCGAAGTACTTCCTCCATACCACGTGAGACAGGATGGAAATAAACTTGCATATACATTTGGTAGCGGCTGACAATATAATCCTCCACAGCATGCATGCCGACAAAATCAAAGACAATACGATCTTCATAGGGGCGAATCACACGAATGATGCGAGTTAAATCAAACTTCCCGTAACTGACACCGGCATAATAAGCATCGCGTAAAAGGTAATCCATGCGATCGGCATCGATTTGACTACTGATGAGTTGCACGACTTGTTGGTTAGGATAATCTTTACGGATTACACTAGCAACTTTGGCAGGAAAGTCTGCGCTAACTCGGCGCAAAACTTGATTGACTTGTGTATCAGAGGATGTAATAATCGCTTGCGTAATCGCTTCATGATCTGTATCGAAAATACTCTCAAAGGTATGGGAGAAGGGACCATGACCAATATCATGGAGGAGGGCGGCACAAAGGGCGGTTAAGCGTTCGCGGTCGTCCCATAAGCCGTCGCCTGGAGTCTGTGTAGGATAATTTCGTACAAAATTATTGATAATCCGCCGTGTTATTTCATAAACGCCTAAGGAATGGGTAAAGCGAGAATGCTCCGCCCCATGAAAGGTATAGGAAGCTGTGCCGAGTTGCTTGATGCGACGTAAGCGTTGAAATTCTTGGGTATCAATAAGGTCTAGAACGACACGGTCACGAATATGAATATAGTCATGCACTGGGTCACGAAAGACTTTCTCCCGCTCCAAAGGCTTTGTATATTGGTTTGGCATGGTCTTCTCCTTTCTTAAAGTTCTGCGCGCAAATCGTTACGACGTTTGTCTAAGCGTTCAACAGCTTTGCCATAGTGCTGTGAGAGGAAGAAATCAACAAATGTTCTTTGCTCTGTAATAGAGTAGTTATGCACCGTATTGATTAAAAGTTCATATAAGTCGTCAACACGGAAGGGCTTACCTAATTCCTCTTCGATAGTTGTCATGACTTCTGCTCGAACCGCAGGGTAGCTTTCATCGGCTTGGCTAATCTCGTAGAAGGTTCGAATGAGCTCACTCCGCTCATCTTGGGAGCCATTCACACTTAAATAAGCTGCTGTAGTGACGCCTGTTTTGAAGCGTCTTTGTGCGATACCGCCAATTTTCTTGCCGTTGAGGACGAGGTCAAATTTACCAGGGCAGTAGGAATCTGGTATTTCATAACTTTCAACTTCGAGGCCAAGTGGGGCAAGTGCCTGGGAAATCCAAGCTACCATCTGCTCATAGGCTTCATCAATGCTTAAGGGATAATGCTGATTATCACTCACCAAGGAGACGTTAATAACTCCTGGATCACACACAACTGCGAGTCCCCCATGTGGTCTTAAGACAACTTGATAGCCTTGTTCTTCTAAATAGCGAATCCCTGCCGTGACCTCCGGCAGGCGAGCATCGCGTGTTCCTAATAAGACAACAGGATAGGCATAAGGATACCAATGAATAACGCCAAAAGCGGAATGGTCGCTGTAAAGTGTCTGTTTAGCATTGACTTCAGGCAACCAGCGGATGAAACTATCTTGATAGGCTAAAGCACTTGTGGCACGTTCGCGGTCCTCATTAAGACGGTCATCAAATAGTAGCCAGTAATGCTGTGCT
This region of Suicoccus acidiformans genomic DNA includes:
- a CDS encoding lipoate--protein ligase family protein, which gives rise to MKIATEFPYLAQHYWLLFDDRLNEDRERATSALAYQDSFIRWLPEVNAKQTLYSDHSAFGVIHWYPYAYPVVLLGTRDARLPEVTAGIRYLEEQGYQVVLRPHGGLAVVCDPGVINVSLVSDNQHYPLSIDEAYEQMVAWISQALAPLGLEVESYEIPDSYCPGKFDLVLNGKKIGGIAQRRFKTGVTTAAYLSVNGSQDERSELIRTFYEISQADESYPAVRAEVMTTIEEELGKPFRVDDLYELLINTVHNYSITEQRTFVDFFLSQHYGKAVERLDKRRNDLRAEL
- a CDS encoding HD domain-containing protein, which codes for MPNQYTKPLEREKVFRDPVHDYIHIRDRVVLDLIDTQEFQRLRRIKQLGTASYTFHGAEHSRFTHSLGVYEITRRIINNFVRNYPTQTPGDGLWDDRERLTALCAALLHDIGHGPFSHTFESIFDTDHEAITQAIITSSDTQVNQVLRRVSADFPAKVASVIRKDYPNQQVVQLISSQIDADRMDYLLRDAYYAGVSYGKFDLTRIIRVIRPYEDRIVFDFVGMHAVEDYIVSRYQMYMQVYFHPVSRGMEEVLRNLLQRAKHCFYNRGEDFRSASAALQPFFANDWTLKDYLRLDDYVMQSFFNQWQEDADPILSDLSWRFLNRKPFKSLLTTAGESLELRLALQKEIDHYGYDPEYYFGENASLDLPYDYFRPYQSNARTQIDLITKKNQVVELSQVSPLVNSLTGRERGDHRLYFPREVLHAIEALPESELNPNQQLILKAHKEETNDVTHHIQQRLF
- a CDS encoding MetQ/NlpA family ABC transporter substrate-binding protein, which encodes MKKFLQTFLFVALASGPLLISSAQVVAAQGEFEGESVTVGLTAGSAEEVWQVVVEKALEDGIEVNLEIFTDYVQPNVALQDGSLDVNAFQHVAFLDDWNASNDGDLEPIGFTFVSPMGAYSDKISSLEELADGDVIGIPNDPTNGGRAILALEIAGIIEVDDEVGALATIADITANPLNLEFIELEAAQLPASLPDVAAAFINTNFATDAGLTLDDAIFVDSEHPEELNEAYKNVIAVRSEDVDNPLYQQLVTYYQTPEVAQAILDATAGADKPIWESADSVEDTEESEAETSADEAA
- a CDS encoding MetQ/NlpA family ABC transporter substrate-binding protein, with protein sequence MKQWIKKLSVAVLAGALTLPSALPVLASEAGSFEGETVKIGVVSGPEEDVWQVVVDKAAEEGITVELELFTDYVQPNVALQDGSIDLNAFQHVAFLEDWNASNDGTLEPIGYTFVSPMGAYSDSITSLDELEDGDQVAIPNDPTNGGRAILALELAGVIEVDDAAGALATVDDITDNPKNINIVELEAAQLSAAIPDSKATFINTNFATDAGLSLADAIFVDADYPDELNESYKNVIAARSEDVENPLYQRIVEIYQTEEVAQAIYDSTNGGDKAIWEGAPVIEGPASADVAEEADVNSEEAEADEESSEETSN